A segment of the Alkalispirillum mobile genome:
CCTCCAGGGCCTCGTCCAGCAGGACCGGGCGGTGCGCATCAGCTGCCGGCCCGCCACTCACAGCGTCAACCCCCCCAGTTCCTCGGGGGTGCCTTCCTCGCGGGCCTCCTGCAGCCAGTCGGTGCGCGCCTGCTCCCAGGCGTCGGCGTCCCAGAGTTCGAACCGGTGGACCTGGCCCACCAGCACGATCTTCTTGTTCAGATCGGCGTAGTCCCGCAGCGGCTGTGGCAGCAGCACCCGGCCGCTGCCGTCCAGCTGCAGATCGTGGGCGTGCCCGATCAGCAGGCGCTGCAGGCGCCGGGCCTGGGGATTGAGCGTGGGCAGCTTGACCAGTTGCTGCTCCAGAACCTCCCACTCAGGAAGCGGATACAG
Coding sequences within it:
- the mraZ gene encoding division/cell wall cluster transcriptional repressor MraZ; the protein is MFRGVTHLNLDAKGRMAFPSRYRDRLMGLCEGEVVATIDYESPCLMLYPLPEWEVLEQQLVKLPTLNPQARRLQRLLIGHAHDLQLDGSGRVLLPQPLRDYADLNKKIVLVGQVHRFELWDADAWEQARTDWLQEAREEGTPEELGGLTL